Genomic DNA from Carnobacterium divergens DSM 20623:
AAAAGCTTTAACCCCTTCAACAAAAGCCATTTATTTAGAAACGCCAAGTAATCCTCTTTTGAAAATCACGGATATCACAAGCGTGACTGCATTTGCTAAGAAAAATAATTTAATTAGCATTGTTGATAACACCTTTGCAACGCCTTACAATCAACGTCCGTTAACCTTAGGTGCTGATATTGTGGTGCATAGCGGAACGAAGTATCTTGGTGGACACAGTGACGTGGTGGCTGGATTGGTTGCAACTAATCGTCCTGATATAGCAGAGGAAATCGGTTTTCTACAAAATGCAATTGGCGGCGTATTAGGACCACAAGATAGCTGGTTATTACAAAGAGGGATTAAAACACTTGGTATTCGCATGGACGAACACCAAGTCAATGCCTTGAAAATTGCGACCTTCTTAGAAGAGAATGCCCATGTCGCAAAAGTTTACTATCCGGGACTAGCTTCCCACCGAGGACACGCGATTGCTAAAAAACAATCAACAGGCTTTAGCGGAATTATTTCCTTTGAATTAACGCCAGGATCTTCTGCTAAAACCTTCGTTGAAAGCTTACAAGTTTTTACACTTGCTGAAAGTTTAGGTGCAGTAGAAAGTCTTGCAGAAGTCCCTTCTATTATGACCCACTCTTCCATACCAAAAGAGCTACGAGAAAAAGCTGGCATCAAGGACGAATTGATTCGACTTTCTGTTGGATTGGAAGATATCGACGATTTAATGGAAGACGTGAAACAAGCGCTGGCGCTTGCTTCACGATAAGAGGATTTCATTATGGGAAGAGAATTTTTAACTGTTTTTTCAGAATGGGCAACCGATTACGATACCTTTGTTGAAGGAAAGGATCCAGCTTATCAAGCTGTTTTTCAGAACTATAAAGAAATTTTAAATCAAGTAGTTCGCCGTAGTGGGGACTCTGTTTTAGAATTTGGAATTGGAACTGGAAATCTAACAAGCTTTTTATTAGCAAGTGGCAAACGGGTTTTTCCAATCGAACCCTCTTTAGAAATGCGCCAATTAGCAAAAGAGAAATTACCTGCTGATTTCATTATTTATGATGGTGATTTAGAGCAGTATCCTCGCCCTACTTTTCCAATCGACACTATCGTTAGCACTTATGTTTTTCACCACCTAACAGATTCTGAAAAGCAACGTGCGTTGAAAGATTATTATCACCAATTAACAGCTGATGGAAAAATTATCTTTGCCGATACGATGTTTGAAAGTACTCAAGCGTATCAAAGTGCCATTGAAAATGCCGAAATATCGGGATTTTATGATTTAGCATCTGATTTAAAGCGTGAATACTATCCCTTAATTTCAACTATGAGAGACGCTTTTCAAAAGGCAGGATTTACCGTTTCATTTGAACAAATGAACGATTTCGTTTGGCTTGTAGAAGCACAAAAATGACTACTGGAGGTAACAATCATGGAAAAAATGAATGTTGAGAGTTTTAATTTAGACCATACAAAGGTCAAAGCCCCATATGTTCGTCTTGCTGGAAAAAAAGCAGGTGACAATGGAGATATCATTTATAAATACGATGTGCGTTTTAAGCAACCCAATAAAGAACACATGGAAATGGCAAGTTTACATTCATTAGAACATCTAACTGCTGAGTTGATTCGCAATCATGCGGACTATATTGTTGACTGGAGTCCGATGGGATGCCAAACTGGTTTCTATTTAACGGTCATTAATCATGATAACTACAATGAAATTTTAGATGTTTTAGAAGCAACTATGAAGGATGTTTTGATTGCTACAGAAGTTCCTGCCAGCAATGAAATCCAATGTGGTTGGGCTGCAAGTCATACATTGACAGGCGCTCAGGAATTAGCTAAAGAATTTTTAGCTAA
This window encodes:
- a CDS encoding cystathionine gamma-synthase, which translates into the protein MKMKTKLIHGGISRDNYTGALSVPIYQVSTYAQKELGGEPEYEYSRSGNPTRFALEELIADLEEGIKGFAFGSGLAGIHTVFSLFEQGDHLIVGDDVYGGTFRLLNGVMKKQGLEFTIVDTSDLASLEKALTPSTKAIYLETPSNPLLKITDITSVTAFAKKNNLISIVDNTFATPYNQRPLTLGADIVVHSGTKYLGGHSDVVAGLVATNRPDIAEEIGFLQNAIGGVLGPQDSWLLQRGIKTLGIRMDEHQVNALKIATFLEENAHVAKVYYPGLASHRGHAIAKKQSTGFSGIISFELTPGSSAKTFVESLQVFTLAESLGAVESLAEVPSIMTHSSIPKELREKAGIKDELIRLSVGLEDIDDLMEDVKQALALASR
- a CDS encoding class I SAM-dependent methyltransferase: MGREFLTVFSEWATDYDTFVEGKDPAYQAVFQNYKEILNQVVRRSGDSVLEFGIGTGNLTSFLLASGKRVFPIEPSLEMRQLAKEKLPADFIIYDGDLEQYPRPTFPIDTIVSTYVFHHLTDSEKQRALKDYYHQLTADGKIIFADTMFESTQAYQSAIENAEISGFYDLASDLKREYYPLISTMRDAFQKAGFTVSFEQMNDFVWLVEAQK
- a CDS encoding S-ribosylhomocysteine lyase, which produces MEKMNVESFNLDHTKVKAPYVRLAGKKAGDNGDIIYKYDVRFKQPNKEHMEMASLHSLEHLTAELIRNHADYIVDWSPMGCQTGFYLTVINHDNYNEILDVLEATMKDVLIATEVPASNEIQCGWAASHTLTGAQELAKEFLAKRAEWEIVFAS